A stretch of Porites lutea chromosome 5, jaPorLute2.1, whole genome shotgun sequence DNA encodes these proteins:
- the LOC140938243 gene encoding uncharacterized protein encodes MNGLMGKDHSKESRSQENKKKISKSSKESVHKVITSAAGVQEMENGDLEQEGRRLFLDDQAKRKEKMLKEFSKATSKRDQGVVEGKQQQFGSRSMPVTQDTADNFANQDFDANLNSNGTVQDGSEYKIQNENCPNGSRNHLESVSHVLPSSSQCSERETDRVSSHTSHCKTTTNETDIDIEQALISRDVLGDTSQVAQRDTPCGGPSQAVIDSCLVTDPQLDCSNTSGGAHSRIDDNGFSHINRPSGRQQELAAEAAPLVDQDTVEDSGQTDHGLLPSHAPEGVRGRSVEGTSSGHLATATSSTAVPDSSLAANSVAQHGYLAIQSRPKKPSTGDDLSSNAAQMDSPYAGNITDSSSSYPSFPPSQTSTPESATPSAMQIVAPGSNQKKEANKLTVDDQLISKAVTDNTLFLEKLSKYLDRESRVIKCWKHLAFVLNVPAEETRKFDMFTEHSPTEDMFNYLAENWHPDLEVRELKIKLAKIYRNDVIDSLIKGGYRDEEKVADLISGRPKFIVMLSSKLDTESRTIGNWKSLATHFGIRKQVTEQFGSRGSGPTAALFQHMSTADGLKDLTMGELRSHFVKMERKDIVNILKKHKCEDSSLVRKVAVDGSELLADIGERLNKEMRAVKNWRNLAYRLEIPHEEYDAFDTSKVSAKSPTKMLFEWLQRWKPNLTVKDLLTGLKQIDRYDVVDLVRQEVAGVVGKDEADSRQSCSEQVDGPTHQSTALWKLQQLHHYPDKSHKKTDLFTDVERKAAAKGLRIIDNKGNGNCMFSALCRQLEIKKGPTYSEMELRTELVQYLKDHPTFDYDSGSSLSLFNFVDQKEYPTWEEYLEKMARDGTWGDQLILQAAARHFNCVIHIISSHPEFDVKIEPDSTTCDVAELLLGHIYEYHYVSLEADLSVPSYPSQLPTTNQQIPVSTYAGHPPSATHQQTYGNQQSHGHHQSERYSKEVKESMKVRQLPLKIYSKICMKLNIRRDWSFDDFRMVAEELGMDRDTTEFIGQRRNPTDSLFVEYYTSVTVLQLINILHKIERLDVAAILEEWIKDVQ; translated from the exons ATGAATGGACTAATGGGAAAGGATCACAGTAAGGAGAGTAGAAGTCAAGAGAATAAaaagaagatatcaaaaagTTCAAAGGAAAGTGTTCATAAGGTTATAACCTCTGCCGCTGGAGTGCAAGAAATGGAAAATGGTGACTTGGAGCAAGAAGGAAGAAGGTTATTTTTGGATGAtcaagcaaaaagaaaagaaaagatgttaAAAGAATTTTCAAAGGCTACAAGTAAACGTGATCAAGGTGTTGTGGAAGGCAAACAGCAGCAGTTTGGCAGTAGATCCATGCCTGTTACTCAAGATACTGCTGATAATTTTGCTAATCAAGATTTTGATGCCAATTTAAACAGTAATGGTACTGTACAGGATGGCTCAGAAtataaaattcaaaatgaaaactgtCCAAATGGCTCCCGTAATCATCTTGAGAGTGTCAGTCATGTTTTACCTTCTTCTTCTCAATGTTCTGAGCGGGAAACTGATAGAGTTAGCAGTCACACCTCTCATTGTAAAACAACAACCAATGAAACTGATATAGATATTGAACAAGCTTTGATTTCTAGGGATGTTTTGGGAGACACCTCTCAAGTGGCCCAAAGGGACACTCCATGTGGAGGACCTAGCCAGGCAGTGATTGATTCATGTTTGGTCACTGATCCTCAATTGGACTGTAGCAATACTTCTGGAGGGGCTCATTCAAGAATTGATGATAATGGTTTTTCTCACATTAATAGACCAAGTGGTCGTCAACAGGAACTTGCAGCTGAGGCTGCTCCATTAGTTGACCAAGATACTGTTGAGGACTCTGGTCAAACTGATCATGGTTTGCTTCCCAGTCATGCCCCTGAAGGTGTCCGTGGTAGGTCTGTTGAAGGCACTTCTTCAGGTCACCTTGCTACAGCCACTTCGTCTACTGCTGTTCCTGATTCATCTTTAGCTGCTAATTCTGTTGCTCAGCATGGATATTTAGCGATACAATCCAGGCCCAAAAAACCTTCAACAGGAGATGACTTAAGCAGCAATGCTGCGCAAATGGATTCTCCATATGCTGGGAACATCACAGACTCCTCCTCATCATATCCGTCCTTTCCTCCAAGTCAAACGTCAACGCCTGAATCAGCCACACCATCAGCCATGCAAATTGTTGCGCCGGGTTCAAATCAAAAAAAGGAAGCAAATAAATTAACAG TTGATGATCAATTAATTTCAAAGGCTGTGACTGATAACACTCTTTTTTTGGAGAAACTTTCGAAGTACCTGGACCGCGAAAGTCGAGTAATCAAGTGTTGGAAGCACTTAGCATTTGTTTTGAATGTACCTGCTGAGGAAACAAGAAAGTTTGACATGTTCACTGAACACAGCCCTACTGAGGATATGTTTAACTATCTTGCTGAAAACTGGCATCCGGATTTGGAAGTTAGAGAGTTGAAGATCAAACTGGCAAAGATATATCGCAATGATGTAATTGACAGTTTAATAAAAG GGGGGTATCGTGACGAGGAAAAGGTAGCTGACCTGATATCTGGCCGACCAAAGTTTATTGTCATGCTATCATCAAAGCTTGATACAGAGTCTAGAACAATTGGCAACTGGAAATCACTGGCAACACACTTTGGAATCAGAAAGCAAGTGACTGAACAGTTTGGATCCAGGGGCTCAGGCCCCACAGCAGCACTGTTCCAGCACATGAGTACTGCTGATGGTCTTAAAGATTTGACCATGGGTGAACTGCGCAGTCACTTTGTTAAAATGGAAAGGAAGGATATAGTAAACATCCTTAAAAAGCACAAGTGTGAAG aTTCTTCTTTGGTAAGGAAGGTTGCTGTTGATGGTTCCGAACTTTTGGCAGATATTGGAGAACGCCTAAACAAAGAAATGAGAGCTGTTAAGAACTGGCGCAATTTAGCTTACAGGTTAGAAATTCCTCATGAGGAATATGATGCATTTGACACCTCTAAAGTTTCAGCTAAGAGTCCCACTAAGATGTTATTTGAATGGCTTCAGCGGTGGAAACCAAATTTAACTGTGAAGGATTTGCTTACTGGCCTTAAGCAAATTGATCGCTATGATGTGGTGGATCTTGTAAGACAAGAAGTTGCTGGTG TTGTCGGGAAAGATGAAGCTGATTCCAGACAGAGTTGTAGTGAGCAAGTAGATGGTCCAACCCATCAGTCTACAG CTTTATGGAAATTACAGCAATTGCATCATTATCCAGACAAGAGCCACAAGAAAACTGATTTATTTACCGATGTGGAAAGGAAAGCTGCAGCCAAGGGATTGAGGATTATTGACAATAAAGGGAATGGTAATTGCATGTTTAGTGCACTGTGTCGCCAACTGGAAATCAAGAAAGGACCGACATATTCAGAGATGGAATTGAGAACTGAGTTGGTTCAGTATCTCAAGGATCATCCAACCTtt GATTATGATAGTGGATCTTCATTGAGCCTGTTTAACTTTGTTGACCAGAAGGAGTATCCAACATGGGAAGAATATTTAGAGAAGATGGCAAGGGATGGTACATGGGGAGACCAATTGATTCTCCAAGCTGCAGCAAGGCATTTTAACTGTGTTATTCATATCATCAGCAGTCATCCTGAATTTGATgtgaaaatagagcctgattcGACTACTTGCGATGTGGCTGAACTTTTACTGGGACATATTTATGAATACCATTATGTCAGCCTTGAAGCAG ATTTGTCTGTTCCAAGCTACCCTTCTCAATTACCCACAACAAACCAACAAATTCCTGTCTCAACATATGCTGGACATCCTCCCTCTGCTACACACCAGCAGACATATGGTAATCAGCAATCACATGGACACCACCAATCAGAGAGATACTCTAAGGAGGTGAAGGAGAGTATGAAAGTGAGGCAACTACCCCTTAAAATTTACTCCAAGATTTGCATGAAGCTAAACATACGGCGTGACTGGTCTTTTGATGATTTTCGGATGGTGGCAGAAGAGCTTGGTATGGACAGAGATACCACTGAGTTTATTGGACAGCGCAGAAATCCAACTGATTCACTTTTTGTAGAGTATTACACTTCTGTCACTGTTCTTCAGTTGATAAACATTCTTCATAAAATTGAACGCTTAGATGTGGCAGCCATCTTGGAGGAGTGGATTAAAGATGTTCAATAA